One window from the genome of Tachysurus vachellii isolate PV-2020 chromosome 5, HZAU_Pvac_v1, whole genome shotgun sequence encodes:
- the rb1cc1 gene encoding RB1-inducible coiled-coil protein 1 isoform X2 encodes MKLYVFQVNNGSMLTFDTELAVQTVLDLKHAIQAKYKIATQHQVLVVNGGECMVAERRVCSYSAGTDTNPIFLFNKEMILCDRAPTIPKTTFNVENEMEMKVEESLMMPAVFHTVASRTQLAVEMFEVAKKLCSFCERLVHDEHLQHQGWAAIMANLDDCTTSYQKLLSKFDMAYTNYQQDFEDIKLKLTKLGTAVLVMAKIPLLECLTRNSYRESLERSSSPHPRPGDGGDEQGAQTSSQSAISGPTERQRDQKSPASGESSSPGRAGSGGTSGLQEVLEEEKDQEEMEKTDGPSFNVTLLDWINVQDRPNDVEAVVRKCFESINRLDPRIIQPFLVECRDTITKLDNQNMKAIKGLEDRLYALDQMIASCKKLVNEQKELAQGFLANQMRAENLKDNSVLPDLCLSHANQLMIMLTNHRKLLDIKQKCTTAKQELANNLQVRLKWCCYVMLHADQNGEKLQALLRLLTELLERVRVVEALSTVPQMYCLAVVEVVRRKMFVKHYREWASALVKDGKNLYEAEKAKRETFGKLFRKSFLRNRLFRGLDSWPPSSFCTRKPRKFDFELPDISLNDLQYLKSCCPAEVQPFLRVPSLCDFEPLKCHTEALHQLVQAARSVDEMSQTITDLLSELKVSGSQSAHRLSSECRSETTPTSSRTPPALSIQSPPTQPLSVPAPLEDLSPDSIDAHTFDFETIGHPNMDPVLHQGSLDLDSLVESPESDFMSAVNEFVIEGNVTSPNPISDPTSPEMMVESLYSSVINAIDSKRIQDTTMLERENSRIMTLKLTIDKYRSAAEESQSNMRKVKDDLCHFQGLVIKEQRDFAFALKMMSAEIHGIINNSRRCQEEELSEAHQNELRKLKDDHEKHILRLTDELEGNHKIVRDVQRAMLELEGLVERKEKELAQMEGERERLLQEVRSSHQQAVQELEWNLSERSKALQEALHSRDALASQLDCLQVEIEQKIRREMENAEKNRLQDLEARLSTEHQAQMEILKRNSQSALDALTLENQARLKELTEAHLTECKEREWCFKDYEARISELADARCKLEVEIALKETEMDDLRMQYEQAKTQQEEALKAEMESRTKNLQEQVEALMKQLQKKNEEHEQGLFELRALMRLEKDHCISELVERHDEESTLLRQEFSALKQKSQDAEKDCEERLQEIQHQLEDQLKTLVKDREEDQKAFEDKERDLQAVIGDLQAVNTLLSGQLEQERQEARRAVEEGKEALKDTLLQKEEMEARLLGKIQLLEERQSTDKGAAAGESEAGDVSLQQRLDEEKASLLGKLELLEKKKNEELQNLKTSLIAEQQTNFNTVLMREKLKKEQIINELSEKLKKVTLQQEKDKSLIQTLSEDRATILQEKKHLEEELNRIRSAALISSAFFVPNPISVAIETAGACGPVPTESQVLPALDPERLGSVVPLRDDDRVDSAVEASMMTVHDNALMLSEEKQRILMLERTLHMKEEENKRLSQRLMSQSMSSVSSRHSEKIAIRDFQVGDLVLIILDERHDNYVLFTVGPTLYFLHSESLAALDLKPAGATRRPWVLGKVMEKEYCQAKKAQNRFKVPLGTKFYRVKAVPWNKKV; translated from the exons ATGAAGTTGTACGTGTTCCAGGTCAATAACGGGAGCATGTTGACCTTTGACACCGAACTAGCCGTGCAAAC TGTTCTGGACCTCAAACATGCAATCCAGGCGAAGTACAAGATCGCCACTCAGCATCAGGTGCTGGTGGTTAACGGAGGCGAGTGTATGGTGGCCGAGAGGAGAGTGTGTAGCTACAGTGCAGGCACG GATACGAACCCTATCTTCTTGTTCAACAAAGAGATGATCTTGTGCGACCGCGCGCCAACGATCCCCAAAACCACCTTCAACGTGGAGAACGAGATGGAGATGAAGGTGGAGGAATCGCTCATGATGCCGGCCGTGTTCCACACCGTGGCCTCGCGGACGCAGCTCGCCGTG gAAATGTTTGAAGTCGCCAAGAAGCTGTGCTCCTTCTGTGAACGCCTGGTTCATGACGAACACCTTCAGCATCAGGGCTGGGCAGCCATCATGGCCAATCTTGACGACTGCACCACGTCCTATCAGAAGCTGCTCTCGAAATTCGACATGGCCTACACTAATTACCAACAGGATTTTGAAGACATCAAACTGAAGCTGACAAA GCTCGGCACGGCCGTCTTGGTCATGGCTAAAATCCCTCTGCTGGAGTGTTTGACCCGCAACAGCTACAGAGAAAGCCTGGAGAGATCCTCCTCCCCGCATCCCAGACCCGGAGACGGTGGCGATGAACAAGGAGCCCAAACGTCCTCGCAGTCAGCCATCTCAGGCCCTACGGAGCGCCAGCGGGACCAGAAATCTCCCGCTTCAGGAGAATCCTCATCTCCAGGCCGAGCGGGGAGCGGTGGCACCAGCGGACTGCAGGAGGTGCTGGAGGAAGAAAAGGATCAGGAGGAGATGGAAAAAACGGACGGTCCATCGTTTAACGTCACGCTGCTGGACTGGATCAATGTACAGGACCGACCCAATGACGTCGAGGCTGTAGTTAGGAAGTGCTTCGAATCCATCAACAGA CTTGATCCGCGGATCATTCAGCCGTTTCTCGTCGAGTGCCGGGACACTATTACGAAACTGGATAATCAAAACATGAAAGCCATAAAGGGGCTGGAAGACAGATTGTATGCACTCGACCAAATGATTGCCAGCTGCAAAAAGCTAGTGAACGAACAGAAGGAGCTCGCTCAG GGATTTTTAGCCAATCAGATGAGGGCTGAAAACCTGAAGGACAACTCGGTGCTGCCTGACCTGTGTCTGAGTCACGCCAATCAGCTGATGATCATGCTGACCAACCACAGGAAGCTGCTGGACATTAAGCAGAAGTGCACGACTGCCAAACAGGAACTGGCTAACAACCTGCAAGTCCGTCTCAA ATGGTGCTGCTACGTGATGCTGCATGCGGATCAGAACGGTGAGAAGCTACAAGCGCTGCTGCGCCTCCTGACCGAGCTGCTGGAGCGAGTGCGTGTGGTGGAGGCCCTCAGTACCGTCCCACAGATGTACTGCCTGGCCGTGGTGGAGGTGGTGCGCCGGAAAATGTTCGTTAAACACTACAGAGAG TGGGCCAGTGCCCTGGTGAAAGATGGGAAAAACCTCTACGAGGCAGAGAAGGCCAAAAGGGAGACTTTTGGCAAGCTGTTCA GAAAGTCGTTCCTCAGAAATCGCTTGTTCCGAGGACTTGACTCGTGGCCTCCGTCCTCATTTTGC aCAAGAAAGCCTCGCAAGTTTGACTTTGAGCTTCCGGATATTTCCCTGAATGACCTGCAGTATCTGAAGAGCTGCTGTCCTGCTGAAGTGCAGCCTTTTCTCAG GGTTCCATCACTATGTGATTTTGAGCCGTTAAAGTGCCACACAGAAGCTCTTCATCAGTTAGTACAAGCAGCTCGGAGTGTAGACGAGATGTCGCAAACCATCACAGACTTACTGAGCGAACTGAAG GTTTCTGGTAGCCAGAGTGCACACAGACTCAGCTCGGAATGCAGATCAGAGACCACGCCCACCTCCTCTAGAACCCCGCCCGCGCTCAGTATACAGTCTCCGCCCACTCAGCCGCTCTCCGTTCCAGCTCCGTTAGAAGACCTGTCCCCCGACAGTATAGACGCCCATACGTTTGACTTTGAAACCATAGGGCATCCTAATATGGACCCCGTGCTCCATCAGGGTTCTCTGGACCTGGACTCTTTAGTCGAGAGCCCGGAGTCAGACTTCATGTCGGCAGTGAATGAGTTCGTCATTGAAGGGAATGTAACATCACCCAATCCCATCAGCGACCCGACAAGTCCCGAGATGATGGTCGAGTCCCTTTACTCCTCGGTCATCAACGCTATAGACAGCAAAAGGATCCAGGACACGACCATGCTCGAGAGAGAGAACTCCAGAATCATGACCCTCAAGCTGACCATAGACAAGTACCGTTCGGCTGCCGAGGAGTCGCAAAGCAACATGAGGAAAGTTAAGGACGACCTCTGTCATTTCCAGGGACTCGTTATAAAAGAGCAGCGGGACTTTGCTTTCGCCTTGAAGATGATGAGCGCAGAAATCCACGGGATAATCAACAACAGTAGACGTTGTCAGGAAGAGGAACTCTCAGAGGCACACCAGAACGAGCTCCGAAAGCTGAAAGACGATCACGAAAAGCACATCCTCCGGCTTACCGACGAGCTGGAAGGGAACCACAAGATCGTCCGGGACGTCCAGAGGGCCATGCTCGAGCTCGAAGGGCTTGTggagaggaaagagaaagagctgGCTCAGATGGAAGGCGAGAGGGAGCGCTTGCTGCAGGAGGTACGCAGCAGCCACCAGCAGGCCGTCCAGGAGTTGGAGTGGAACCTTTCCGAGCGCAGCAAGGCACTCCAAGAGGCCCTGCATTCCAGAGACGCTCTTGCCAGCCAGCTTGATTGCCTGCAAGTCGAGATCGAGCAGAAGATACGCAGAGAAATGGAGAACGCAGAGAAGAACCGTCTCCAAGACTTGGAAGCTCGTTTGTCAACGGAGCACCAAGCGCAAATGGAGATCCTTAAACGCAACAGCCAGAGTGCTCTTGATGCCCTAACCCTTGAGAACCAAGCCAGACTGAAGGAACTCACAGAAGCACACTTGACGGAGTGCAAGGAGCGTGAGTGGTGCTTTAAGGACTACGAGGCACGCATCAGCGAGCTGGCCGACGCCCGATGCAAACTCGAAGTGGAAATAGCACTTAAAGAGACTGAAATGGATGATCTGCGCATGCAGTACGAGCAAGCCAAGACCCAGCAGGAGGAGGCACTTAAGGCTGAGATGGAGTCACGGACAAAGAATCTCCAAGAGCAAGTCGAGGCACTGATGAAGCAGCTACAGAAGAAGAACGAGGAGCACGAGCAAGGCCTCTTCGAGCTGCGTGCTCTAATGCGTCTCGAGAAGGACCACTGCATCTCCGAGCTGGTGGAGCGGCACGACGAGGAGAGCACGCTGCTGCGGCAGGAGTTCTCCGCACTCAAGCAGAAGTCTCAGGACGCTGAGAAGGACTGCGAGGAACGTCTGCAGGAGATCCAGCACCAGCTGGAGGACCAGCTCAAAACCTTAGTCAAAGATCGAGAGGAGGATCAGAAGGCTTTCGAGGATAAAGAGCGAGACTTGCAAGCCGTCATCGGCGACCTGCAGGCCGTAAACACCCTCCTGTCAGGGCAGCTGGAGCAGGAGCGTCAGGAGGCCCGGAGAGCAGTGGAGGAGGGGAAAGAGGCACTAAAAGACACCTTACTGCAGAAAGAGGAGATGGAAGCGAGGCTGTTAGGAAAAATTCAACTACTTGAGGAAAGACAATCCACTGACAA AGGAGCTGCGGCTGGAGAAAGCGAAGCCGGGGACGTCTCGCTGCAGCAGAGGTTGGACGAAGAAAAGGCGTCTCTCCTGGGCAAGCTGGAGCTgctggagaagaagaagaacgagGAGCTGCAGAACCTGAAGACCTCACTGATCGCTGAGCAGCAG aCTAATTTCAACACTGTACTGATGCGGGAGAAATTAAAGAAGGAGCAGATCATCAATGAGCTGAGTGAGAAGCTGAAGAAGGTGACGCTACAGCAGGAGAAGGATAAGA GCCTGATCCAGACTCTTTCGGAGGACCGCGCCACCATCCTGCAAGAGAAGAAACACCTAGAGGAGGAGCTGAACCGCATCCGGAGCGCCGCCCTCATCTCCTCCGCTTTCTTTGTGCCCAATCCCATTTCTGTTGCCATAGAGACGGCCGGAGCGTGTGGGCCTGTTCCCACCGAAAGCCAAGTTCTGCCTGCTCTGGATCCGGAGAGGTTGGGGTCTGTGGTTCCGCTCCGAGACGATGACAGGGTGGACTCTGCTGTCGAAGCGAGCATGATGACCGTCCA tgataACGCCTTGATGCTGTCAGAGGAGAAACAGCGGATACTGATGTTGGAAAGA ACTCTGCACATGAAAGAAGAGGAGAACAAGAGGCTCAGCCAAAGACTG ATGTCACAGAGCATGTCGTCCGTGTCCTCCAGGCATTCGGAGAAAATCGCCATACGAGA tTTTCAGGTCGGTGATTTGGTCCTCATAATCCTCGATGAGCGGCACGATAATTATGTGCTGTTTACGGTCGGCCCCACTCTCTACTTCCTGCACTCGGAATCTCTCGCTGCACTGGACCTCAAGCCTG CTGGAGCTACGAGGCGACCCTGGGTCCTGGGGAAGGTCATGGAGAAAGAATACTGTCAggcaaaaaag gCCCAAAATCGCTTCAAAGTTCCTTTGGGCACCAAATTCTACCGAGTAAAAGCCGTGCCATGGAATAAGAAGGTGTAa
- the rb1cc1 gene encoding RB1-inducible coiled-coil protein 1 isoform X1 gives MKLYVFQVNNGSMLTFDTELAVQTVLDLKHAIQAKYKIATQHQVLVVNGGECMVAERRVCSYSAGTDTNPIFLFNKEMILCDRAPTIPKTTFNVENEMEMKVEESLMMPAVFHTVASRTQLAVEMFEVAKKLCSFCERLVHDEHLQHQGWAAIMANLDDCTTSYQKLLSKFDMAYTNYQQDFEDIKLKLTKLGTAVLVMAKIPLLECLTRNSYRESLERSSSPHPRPGDGGDEQGAQTSSQSAISGPTERQRDQKSPASGESSSPGRAGSGGTSGLQEVLEEEKDQEEMEKTDGPSFNVTLLDWINVQDRPNDVEAVVRKCFESINRLDPRIIQPFLVECRDTITKLDNQNMKAIKGLEDRLYALDQMIASCKKLVNEQKELAQGFLANQMRAENLKDNSVLPDLCLSHANQLMIMLTNHRKLLDIKQKCTTAKQELANNLQVRLKWCCYVMLHADQNGEKLQALLRLLTELLERVRVVEALSTVPQMYCLAVVEVVRRKMFVKHYREWASALVKDGKNLYEAEKAKRETFGKLFRKSFLRNRLFRGLDSWPPSSFCTRKPRKFDFELPDISLNDLQYLKSCCPAEVQPFLRVPSLCDFEPLKCHTEALHQLVQAARSVDEMSQTITDLLSELKVSGSQSAHRLSSECRSETTPTSSRTPPALSIQSPPTQPLSVPAPLEDLSPDSIDAHTFDFETIGHPNMDPVLHQGSLDLDSLVESPESDFMSAVNEFVIEGNVTSPNPISDPTSPEMMVESLYSSVINAIDSKRIQDTTMLERENSRIMTLKLTIDKYRSAAEESQSNMRKVKDDLCHFQGLVIKEQRDFAFALKMMSAEIHGIINNSRRCQEEELSEAHQNELRKLKDDHEKHILRLTDELEGNHKIVRDVQRAMLELEGLVERKEKELAQMEGERERLLQEVRSSHQQAVQELEWNLSERSKALQEALHSRDALASQLDCLQVEIEQKIRREMENAEKNRLQDLEARLSTEHQAQMEILKRNSQSALDALTLENQARLKELTEAHLTECKEREWCFKDYEARISELADARCKLEVEIALKETEMDDLRMQYEQAKTQQEEALKAEMESRTKNLQEQVEALMKQLQKKNEEHEQGLFELRALMRLEKDHCISELVERHDEESTLLRQEFSALKQKSQDAEKDCEERLQEIQHQLEDQLKTLVKDREEDQKAFEDKERDLQAVIGDLQAVNTLLSGQLEQERQEARRAVEEGKEALKDTLLQKEEMEARLLGKIQLLEERQSTDKGAAAGESEAGDVSLQQRLDEEKASLLGKLELLEKKKNEELQNLKTSLIAEQQTNFNTVLMREKLKKEQIINELSEKLKKVTLQQEKDKSLIQTLSEDRATILQEKKHLEEELNRIRSAALISSAFFVPNPISVAIETAGACGPVPTESQVLPALDPERLGSVVPLRDDDRVDSAVEASMMTVHDNALMLSEEKQRILMLERTLHMKEEENKRLSQRLMSQSMSSVSSRHSEKIAIRDFQVGDLVLIILDERHDNYVLFTVGPTLYFLHSESLAALDLKPAAGATRRPWVLGKVMEKEYCQAKKAQNRFKVPLGTKFYRVKAVPWNKKV, from the exons ATGAAGTTGTACGTGTTCCAGGTCAATAACGGGAGCATGTTGACCTTTGACACCGAACTAGCCGTGCAAAC TGTTCTGGACCTCAAACATGCAATCCAGGCGAAGTACAAGATCGCCACTCAGCATCAGGTGCTGGTGGTTAACGGAGGCGAGTGTATGGTGGCCGAGAGGAGAGTGTGTAGCTACAGTGCAGGCACG GATACGAACCCTATCTTCTTGTTCAACAAAGAGATGATCTTGTGCGACCGCGCGCCAACGATCCCCAAAACCACCTTCAACGTGGAGAACGAGATGGAGATGAAGGTGGAGGAATCGCTCATGATGCCGGCCGTGTTCCACACCGTGGCCTCGCGGACGCAGCTCGCCGTG gAAATGTTTGAAGTCGCCAAGAAGCTGTGCTCCTTCTGTGAACGCCTGGTTCATGACGAACACCTTCAGCATCAGGGCTGGGCAGCCATCATGGCCAATCTTGACGACTGCACCACGTCCTATCAGAAGCTGCTCTCGAAATTCGACATGGCCTACACTAATTACCAACAGGATTTTGAAGACATCAAACTGAAGCTGACAAA GCTCGGCACGGCCGTCTTGGTCATGGCTAAAATCCCTCTGCTGGAGTGTTTGACCCGCAACAGCTACAGAGAAAGCCTGGAGAGATCCTCCTCCCCGCATCCCAGACCCGGAGACGGTGGCGATGAACAAGGAGCCCAAACGTCCTCGCAGTCAGCCATCTCAGGCCCTACGGAGCGCCAGCGGGACCAGAAATCTCCCGCTTCAGGAGAATCCTCATCTCCAGGCCGAGCGGGGAGCGGTGGCACCAGCGGACTGCAGGAGGTGCTGGAGGAAGAAAAGGATCAGGAGGAGATGGAAAAAACGGACGGTCCATCGTTTAACGTCACGCTGCTGGACTGGATCAATGTACAGGACCGACCCAATGACGTCGAGGCTGTAGTTAGGAAGTGCTTCGAATCCATCAACAGA CTTGATCCGCGGATCATTCAGCCGTTTCTCGTCGAGTGCCGGGACACTATTACGAAACTGGATAATCAAAACATGAAAGCCATAAAGGGGCTGGAAGACAGATTGTATGCACTCGACCAAATGATTGCCAGCTGCAAAAAGCTAGTGAACGAACAGAAGGAGCTCGCTCAG GGATTTTTAGCCAATCAGATGAGGGCTGAAAACCTGAAGGACAACTCGGTGCTGCCTGACCTGTGTCTGAGTCACGCCAATCAGCTGATGATCATGCTGACCAACCACAGGAAGCTGCTGGACATTAAGCAGAAGTGCACGACTGCCAAACAGGAACTGGCTAACAACCTGCAAGTCCGTCTCAA ATGGTGCTGCTACGTGATGCTGCATGCGGATCAGAACGGTGAGAAGCTACAAGCGCTGCTGCGCCTCCTGACCGAGCTGCTGGAGCGAGTGCGTGTGGTGGAGGCCCTCAGTACCGTCCCACAGATGTACTGCCTGGCCGTGGTGGAGGTGGTGCGCCGGAAAATGTTCGTTAAACACTACAGAGAG TGGGCCAGTGCCCTGGTGAAAGATGGGAAAAACCTCTACGAGGCAGAGAAGGCCAAAAGGGAGACTTTTGGCAAGCTGTTCA GAAAGTCGTTCCTCAGAAATCGCTTGTTCCGAGGACTTGACTCGTGGCCTCCGTCCTCATTTTGC aCAAGAAAGCCTCGCAAGTTTGACTTTGAGCTTCCGGATATTTCCCTGAATGACCTGCAGTATCTGAAGAGCTGCTGTCCTGCTGAAGTGCAGCCTTTTCTCAG GGTTCCATCACTATGTGATTTTGAGCCGTTAAAGTGCCACACAGAAGCTCTTCATCAGTTAGTACAAGCAGCTCGGAGTGTAGACGAGATGTCGCAAACCATCACAGACTTACTGAGCGAACTGAAG GTTTCTGGTAGCCAGAGTGCACACAGACTCAGCTCGGAATGCAGATCAGAGACCACGCCCACCTCCTCTAGAACCCCGCCCGCGCTCAGTATACAGTCTCCGCCCACTCAGCCGCTCTCCGTTCCAGCTCCGTTAGAAGACCTGTCCCCCGACAGTATAGACGCCCATACGTTTGACTTTGAAACCATAGGGCATCCTAATATGGACCCCGTGCTCCATCAGGGTTCTCTGGACCTGGACTCTTTAGTCGAGAGCCCGGAGTCAGACTTCATGTCGGCAGTGAATGAGTTCGTCATTGAAGGGAATGTAACATCACCCAATCCCATCAGCGACCCGACAAGTCCCGAGATGATGGTCGAGTCCCTTTACTCCTCGGTCATCAACGCTATAGACAGCAAAAGGATCCAGGACACGACCATGCTCGAGAGAGAGAACTCCAGAATCATGACCCTCAAGCTGACCATAGACAAGTACCGTTCGGCTGCCGAGGAGTCGCAAAGCAACATGAGGAAAGTTAAGGACGACCTCTGTCATTTCCAGGGACTCGTTATAAAAGAGCAGCGGGACTTTGCTTTCGCCTTGAAGATGATGAGCGCAGAAATCCACGGGATAATCAACAACAGTAGACGTTGTCAGGAAGAGGAACTCTCAGAGGCACACCAGAACGAGCTCCGAAAGCTGAAAGACGATCACGAAAAGCACATCCTCCGGCTTACCGACGAGCTGGAAGGGAACCACAAGATCGTCCGGGACGTCCAGAGGGCCATGCTCGAGCTCGAAGGGCTTGTggagaggaaagagaaagagctgGCTCAGATGGAAGGCGAGAGGGAGCGCTTGCTGCAGGAGGTACGCAGCAGCCACCAGCAGGCCGTCCAGGAGTTGGAGTGGAACCTTTCCGAGCGCAGCAAGGCACTCCAAGAGGCCCTGCATTCCAGAGACGCTCTTGCCAGCCAGCTTGATTGCCTGCAAGTCGAGATCGAGCAGAAGATACGCAGAGAAATGGAGAACGCAGAGAAGAACCGTCTCCAAGACTTGGAAGCTCGTTTGTCAACGGAGCACCAAGCGCAAATGGAGATCCTTAAACGCAACAGCCAGAGTGCTCTTGATGCCCTAACCCTTGAGAACCAAGCCAGACTGAAGGAACTCACAGAAGCACACTTGACGGAGTGCAAGGAGCGTGAGTGGTGCTTTAAGGACTACGAGGCACGCATCAGCGAGCTGGCCGACGCCCGATGCAAACTCGAAGTGGAAATAGCACTTAAAGAGACTGAAATGGATGATCTGCGCATGCAGTACGAGCAAGCCAAGACCCAGCAGGAGGAGGCACTTAAGGCTGAGATGGAGTCACGGACAAAGAATCTCCAAGAGCAAGTCGAGGCACTGATGAAGCAGCTACAGAAGAAGAACGAGGAGCACGAGCAAGGCCTCTTCGAGCTGCGTGCTCTAATGCGTCTCGAGAAGGACCACTGCATCTCCGAGCTGGTGGAGCGGCACGACGAGGAGAGCACGCTGCTGCGGCAGGAGTTCTCCGCACTCAAGCAGAAGTCTCAGGACGCTGAGAAGGACTGCGAGGAACGTCTGCAGGAGATCCAGCACCAGCTGGAGGACCAGCTCAAAACCTTAGTCAAAGATCGAGAGGAGGATCAGAAGGCTTTCGAGGATAAAGAGCGAGACTTGCAAGCCGTCATCGGCGACCTGCAGGCCGTAAACACCCTCCTGTCAGGGCAGCTGGAGCAGGAGCGTCAGGAGGCCCGGAGAGCAGTGGAGGAGGGGAAAGAGGCACTAAAAGACACCTTACTGCAGAAAGAGGAGATGGAAGCGAGGCTGTTAGGAAAAATTCAACTACTTGAGGAAAGACAATCCACTGACAA AGGAGCTGCGGCTGGAGAAAGCGAAGCCGGGGACGTCTCGCTGCAGCAGAGGTTGGACGAAGAAAAGGCGTCTCTCCTGGGCAAGCTGGAGCTgctggagaagaagaagaacgagGAGCTGCAGAACCTGAAGACCTCACTGATCGCTGAGCAGCAG aCTAATTTCAACACTGTACTGATGCGGGAGAAATTAAAGAAGGAGCAGATCATCAATGAGCTGAGTGAGAAGCTGAAGAAGGTGACGCTACAGCAGGAGAAGGATAAGA GCCTGATCCAGACTCTTTCGGAGGACCGCGCCACCATCCTGCAAGAGAAGAAACACCTAGAGGAGGAGCTGAACCGCATCCGGAGCGCCGCCCTCATCTCCTCCGCTTTCTTTGTGCCCAATCCCATTTCTGTTGCCATAGAGACGGCCGGAGCGTGTGGGCCTGTTCCCACCGAAAGCCAAGTTCTGCCTGCTCTGGATCCGGAGAGGTTGGGGTCTGTGGTTCCGCTCCGAGACGATGACAGGGTGGACTCTGCTGTCGAAGCGAGCATGATGACCGTCCA tgataACGCCTTGATGCTGTCAGAGGAGAAACAGCGGATACTGATGTTGGAAAGA ACTCTGCACATGAAAGAAGAGGAGAACAAGAGGCTCAGCCAAAGACTG ATGTCACAGAGCATGTCGTCCGTGTCCTCCAGGCATTCGGAGAAAATCGCCATACGAGA tTTTCAGGTCGGTGATTTGGTCCTCATAATCCTCGATGAGCGGCACGATAATTATGTGCTGTTTACGGTCGGCCCCACTCTCTACTTCCTGCACTCGGAATCTCTCGCTGCACTGGACCTCAAGCCTG CAGCTGGAGCTACGAGGCGACCCTGGGTCCTGGGGAAGGTCATGGAGAAAGAATACTGTCAggcaaaaaag gCCCAAAATCGCTTCAAAGTTCCTTTGGGCACCAAATTCTACCGAGTAAAAGCCGTGCCATGGAATAAGAAGGTGTAa